TAGGGAGGGCTAAAGAACAGAGGGTTTTGAACTGTGATTGGGTCCTGGGGAAGGAAAGATTGATGGGTTTGTGGTCGAAATTGAAATGAAGAAAGTGGATGGGAAGGGGATAGCAGCAGCAGTTGGGGAATGCAGCAAGTACAACCGGCTGCATCTCCAATGTATTGTTTTCCAATTTTGTTTGTGGTTCAATAATGTAATTGTTTTGTAATTACTCCATAAAGAAAtgcaattatatttattaaaatttgaagtgAAGTTCTTTAGGTAACTTTCTACCAACACTTGGGTCCGGTGCCTTTGAGGGATGAGGATTTGCCTCGCCACCAACCATTGATTCGTTTCTTAGATTTTaccaccaattttttttttggttaaatcaCATTTTGAGActtaaatttagtaatttttttcacattGTGCCCTGAATTCTTTTTGTACAAGTTAGACCTTAAACTTGACAAATGCTCTCACATTGagacttcaatttttttatccaagttagtCCTTGAAAGCCCTAAAATTCAAGCTTTATTATGAGAACAATTGTCAAATTCAGGCTCCAGTGTGGGAAAAGTTGTCAAATTCAAGTCCCAATGTAGGAACAATTGCCAAGTTTAGGACctaacttgaacaaaaaaaatttcaaaccataATATAGGAAAAGTTACCAAATTCAAGCcccaaataatgatttaacactttttttataatattttctgtTCGATATTTTTTTGTCAACATAGAATATAGACCGTGTCACCAGTTGATCCCGAGCCAAATCCGAGTTAGGTTTATAGATAGAATTCACATATTTCAGGTGTAAATTCGATtgagattgaaaaataaatattaatgtttttataatagtttatatccatactattatttaagtatttgactgagttggtgtcacaaattAATCGAACACCATTTCGGttaagaaaattacaaaatattcttgtgtgtttaaaataagtaatattattcgaggatattgtaatttattttatttcaaaaaaagatATATCTATAGAGGATTTGAACCCACACCAATTacattaataatgttgttaattgagttgatgtcacaAATTAACTCGACATCAACTTAGGATTGATAACAAcaccatgataaataattgtattcGGTTAGAATTCTTAATCTAATgtgtttatgtgtttaaatttcaatatacttacaatttaatctatttttttattttaatagcgtatatatttcatgtgttactattaattaatttcaaatccaaacatttcatttttttattgtatattatttttaaataaaatctatattttaaatatatgatttctACTCCCATACATATCTTATAGagtttatagatttaattttatattttataaattatataataatcacATCGATTTAAGCCCcataaatagataataaatcCTTTTTAAAGTCTAATTTTGCCGATGATCCCTATAGATTAGCCAAATATGTCCGGTAATGTGAAAACTTGATGCTTGTTAATTGACTGAAGGAGacatatgcattttttttaatcaaaagattaaaatttgagtttttttttcctaGTCTTAGCTCAATTGACATCAGTATTATTGTCGATGCAGGAGGATGTAAATTTGAGTGCGCTGAAgtttattatcttattattgAAGGGTTAGAAAGGAGTTATGGGTAATTTTAAACATtaggttaaaaaaatattataagatattataatgagataaagaaaaagtaaagtgaaaaaaaaaaacacttaaaaggacaattcaatttatattgGAAGGtgttgattggtataataataaatttaacttttaatattttttatattttgataattatctTTATTCTTCACTTTTGAGATTCAGATGTGAGCATTCGATTGAATCAAGttgaattgagtaaaaaaaatttgagttaattgaattgacggatcatattttatcatcctaatcgatttgaatttttttttcgaatcaagttaATTCGAGTTGAGTCAAATCGAGTGAAAATAttcgaattaaattaaaaaaattaaacatttcaaattaaaatattgttacattataactaatttcatgttagagcacataaatttgaaaccatgtatatttgaaaaaaattcaaagcaaaaaaaattgctttagtatgataaacttgaatagctaactaggtcccaaaattattattttaaattattttatatatttttagaaattttaaaaaataaaaagtacaaattttggaatatttataaaaataattttgtagtttttgttgagaatgatcaatttgctcattttcaaaattaaatgcgaccaaaactcatttttaaaatgatgAGAGAGTAAAGAAATATTTACAGTGATATATAGCTTGGGTTAtttgaaaggtaaaattgaaatagacccaaactcaaatttatttaaaaactaaaaatggtttttaatttaagttttgaaagaaaatgaaaatttattcataGGTTTAAAATTGTGAGCTAGCaaacaattgaaaattaaaaaaaaaattataacagtAAACCTGAAATCCGCATGAACAAAACTGAGAacccaaaaagaataaaaaaacaaaaaatcctAACCTCATTGATCTTCCACTGCAGCAATTGTTAGTCAGGACCGCTGCCTACTACAGAGAAACACCACAGCAGCCGCAAAAAGGATAGCCACCGCCGGCACTCCCAACAACCACCCTTTAACCTTCGACCTCCCTTTAATGGCTCCACTCGTCTTCCCCTCTACCCCTTCTTTCACTTCCAACATGTTAGACTCCAACAACGTGGCCCTTTCCTCAAACTCTACTATTTCCGCATTGGTTTTGTCCAACTCAGCCTTGGTTCTGGCCACCTCCGCCTGGAGTGCATTCGCTTTCTTCTTGAGTTCATCTATTTTCTCCTTCATTTCCTCTTCGAGTCGAACTTTTTTACTCCGCTCTTCCGTTTCCCTCACTTCTAAAACCCCTAATTTCCTCTCCAAATCCCTCTCCCTCTTCTCGATCTCCaatttctctttcttcaacTCCGAGATTTCCTTCTCCATTCCTTCGATCACCCACGCTTTCTCCTCTAATCCTCGTTTTAACTCCACCGCATCCTTGTTCGCTTCATCTATTTCACTCATCGAAGTTATCAGATCATGCTGCAGCCTGGAAACCTCGTTTTCAAGTTCGGCGGATCTCGAGGCCAGCGATTCCAGCACCATTTCATCTTCCCATTGATCCGTTTCTGTCTTCGTTTCTACTTCCCTGTGCCGAAATTCATCGATTTCTAGGGTCAGTTTCTCGATCGTTTCCTTCACCTCCTTGTTCTCGCTCCTCAATTCAAGCTTTTCTTTCTGAAGCGCTTCCAATTTTTTAGACAGTTCCTTTAGTTTGGCTTCATTCTCATCGCTCCTCgttgtcattttcttttctttggatGCCTGCAAAAATCacagagaaaaaaatgaaaaatgaaaaccaaattttaaaaaaaaaatttaatttccatgaAAATgtcaagaagaaaaaaagaaaaatttagattCGAAAATCCGGGAAAATAACGGTTTCGAAAGGAACGAATGGTGAGGCGGCAACGATGATAACCGgagaaaagctaaaaaaaaaaaaatcattcagtAAAATTAAGGTGAGAGTTGcgtataatttttaaaaaaattaaatatttagtaaataaatatttgtataactCACTCTCAGTGTTATTCGTGTTGAACTTgtattggtttaaaatttttaaattgtgattggtttattcatttaattaaataaatttatcccaatatatttttaaacaattataaCGATTACATTAATTTAAACTGGGCAAAACTATCATTTAAGATAAGATTTCAAGAATATTTCCAGGTGGATTATCAAACGTCTGCACA
The sequence above is a segment of the Gossypium raimondii isolate GPD5lz chromosome 4, ASM2569854v1, whole genome shotgun sequence genome. Coding sequences within it:
- the LOC105780298 gene encoding peroxisomal and mitochondrial division factor 1, which codes for MTTRSDENEAKLKELSKKLEALQKEKLELRSENKEVKETIEKLTLEIDEFRHREVETKTETDQWEDEMVLESLASRSAELENEVSRLQHDLITSMSEIDEANKDAVELKRGLEEKAWVIEGMEKEISELKKEKLEIEKRERDLERKLGVLEVRETEERSKKVRLEEEMKEKIDELKKKANALQAEVARTKAELDKTNAEIVEFEERATLLESNMLEVKEGVEGKTSGAIKGRSKVKGWLLGVPAVAILFAAAVVFLCSRQRS